The Panicum hallii strain FIL2 chromosome 9, PHallii_v3.1, whole genome shotgun sequence genome has a window encoding:
- the LOC112877235 gene encoding expansin-A31-like, producing MKTTKSLVLLCTVLAACLALAAAGWSPGTATFYGGADGSGTMGGACGYDNLYNAGYGVNNAALSTTLFNDGASCGQCYKITCDRSRPGGQYCKPGNSITVTATNLCPPNYALPNGGWCGPGRPHFDMAQPAWEHIGVYQAGVVPVFYQQVKCSRSGGVRFSIAGSNYFLLVNIQNLAGSGSVTAAWVKGDKTGWIQMSRNWGANWQALSGLVGQSLSFAVTSTGGQYIQFLNVVPSWWQFGMAFTTNKNFVR from the exons ATGAAAACGACCAAGTCCCTGGTCTTACTATGCACAGTCCTTGCGGCGTGCCTCGCGCTCGCCGCAGCTGGCTGGTCTCCGGGCACCGCCACGTTCTACGGCGGAGCCGATGGCTCCGGCACAATGG GCGGCGCGTGCGGCTACGACAACCTGTACAACGCTGGGTACGGCGTTAACAACGCGGCGCTGAGCACGACGCTGTTCAACGACGGCGCGTCCTGCGGCCAGTGCTACAAGATCACCTGCGACCGGTCACGCCCGGGCGGCCAGTACTGCAAGCCCGGCAACAGCATCACCGTCACAGCGACCAACCTGTGCCCGCCCAACTACGCGCTCCCCAACGGCGGCTGGTGCGGCCCGGGGCGCCCCCACTTCGACATGGCGCAGCCGGCGTGGGAGCACATCGGCGTCTACCAGGCCGGCGTCGTCCCGGTCTTCTACCAGCAGGTCAAGTGCTCGCGCAGCGGCGGCGTGCGCTTCAGCATCGCCGGCTCCAACTACTTCCTGCTCGTCAACATCCAGAACCTCGCCGGCAGCGGCTCAGTGACCGCGGCCTGGGTCAAGGGCGACAAGACGGGCTGGATCCAGATGTCCAGGAACTGGGGCGCCAACTGGCAGGCGCTCTCCGGGCTCGTCGGCCAGAGCCTCAGCTTCGCCGTGACCAGCACCGGCGGGCAGTACATTCAGTTCCTGAACGTCGTCCCGAGCTGGTGGCAGTTCGGCATGGCCTTCACCACCAACAAGAATTTCGTCCGCTAG